One segment of Castanea sativa cultivar Marrone di Chiusa Pesio chromosome 3, ASM4071231v1 DNA contains the following:
- the LOC142627609 gene encoding loganic acid O-methyltransferase-like, which produces MAEPVLDSVHVNRKNVTKMVSDSLPANGGHGKYSYSKNSYYQRSLANTVKNKIDEEISQKLDISKFCSTSNIIRIADLGCAAGPNTFVSVQNLIEAIVEKYHFLCPTSPLPEFQVFFNDQDTNDFNSLFITLPPDRKYFAAGVAGSFHYRLFPESSLHVVHTCYSLHWLSMLPKELNDKNSPAWNKGRIHYTSAPEEVHKAYSTQFAKDFENFLNARAKELVPGGIMVILMSGISKGFPYSEIPTGMMYDLLASSLMDMAREGLITEDRVDSFNLPFYAASPDEMAELVEQNRHFSIERMELTNPVPSLEGPIDIRAWIMHLRAATEGVFIKHFGREAIDEIFERLIKKLSNYSELLNSRTNVKVQLFAVLKCK; this is translated from the exons ATGGCAGAACCAGTGCTTGATTCCGTCCATGTAAACCGGAAAAATGTCACAAAAATGGTGTCTGATTCACTACCCGCTAATGGTGGTCATGGCAAATACAGCTACTCTAAAAATTCTTACTATCAG AGATCATTAGCGAATACTGTAAAGAACAAAATTGATGAGGAAATTTCTCAGAAgcttgatatatcaaaattttgttcTACTTCCAACATAATTCGCATTGCAGATTTGGGATGTGCAGCTGGACCTAATACATTTGTTTCTGTGCAAAATCTAATTGAAGCTATAGTTGAGAAGTACCACTTCCTATGCCCTACTTCTCCATTGCCTGAATTCCAAGTGTTTTTTAATGACCAAGACACGAATGACTTCAACAGTCTCTTCATTACTCTCCCACCAGATAGGAAATACTTTGCTGCCGGAGTGGCAGGTTCCTTTCATTACCGATTGTTCCCCGAGTCCTCTCTCCATGTTGTGCATACCTGTTATTCACTCCATTGGCTCTCTATGCTGCCTAAAGAGTTGAATGACAAGAACTCTCCCGCATGGAACAAGGGGAGAATTCACTACACTAGTGCCCCTGAAGAAGTACATAAGGCTTATTCAACTCAATTTGCCAAGGACTTTGAGAATTTTTTGAATGCTAGAGCAAAAGAGCTTGTGCCCGGAGGGATTATGGTAATATTAATGTCTGGTATTTCTAAAGGGTTTCCTTATTCTGAGATCCCAACTGGCATGATGTACGATTTGCTTGCATCTAGCCTCATGGATATGGCAAGAGAG GGTCTTATTACTGAAGATCGCGTGGATTCTTTCAACTTGCCTTTTTATGCTGCCTCCCCGGATGAGATGGCAGAGCTGGTAGAGCAAAACAGGCATTTTAGCATAGAGAGGATGGAGTTAACGAACCCAGTTCCATCATTGGAAGGTCCGATTGATATCCGAGCATGGATTATGCATTTAAGGGCTGCCACGGAAGGAGTTTTCATCAAACATTTCGGAAGGGAGGCTATAGATGAAATATTCGAACGATTGATCAAAAAACTTTCAAACTATTCTGAGCTATTGAATTCGAGAACCAACGTAAAAGTTCAATTATTTGCTGTGTTGAAGTGTAAATGA